GATTGGCGGGACCATGTGGGGAGGAAATGAAAAACAAAATTCAATAGATGCCATTCATGCATCTTTAGATCATGGCATCAGTACCCTGGATACTGCTCCTTTTTATGGATTTGGTTTGAGTGAAGAACTGATTGGTGAAGCAATAAAAGGGAAAGACAGGAGTAAAATACAGATCCTTAATAAATTTGGCCTGGTATGGGATCAAAGTAATCACGGTAAAGGAGAACATTTCTTTGATGCAGAGGACAATGGGAGGCGCGTACCAATTTACAAATACGCTGCTAAAGCAAATGTAATCAAGGAATTGGAAGAAAGTCTAAAACGTCTGGGTACGGATTATATAGATCTACTCCAATTGCATTGGCCAGATGCAACCACTCCTATTGAAGAAACGATGGAAGCCATGGAATTATTGATTCAGCAAGGTAAAATCAGAGCGGCTGGGGTGAGTAATTATAATCTTAATCAGATGAAAACGGCTAATGAGGCTATCGGGCTATCTTCCAATCAGCTGGCCTATAGTATGCTCAACAGAAGCATCGCTGATGATATCATTCCTTATGCAATGGATAATGATATTTCGATTATTGCTTACAGCCCGCTGGAAAGAGGATTGCTAACCGGAAAGTACTTCAAAGATGCAACTCTAAAAGCAAATGATCACCGAAGCGGCTATTTTGGTCAGTTCGATGCGGAAAAGGTGAAAAGTTTCCTGGCAGCTATCCAGCCCGTCGCTGATGAAAAAAATGCGTCCTTATCTCAGTTGGTTTTGCGTTGGACA
This region of Pedobacter steynii genomic DNA includes:
- a CDS encoding aldo/keto reductase, which translates into the protein MEYRKLGKSDLELSTITYGAFAIGGTMWGGNEKQNSIDAIHASLDHGISTLDTAPFYGFGLSEELIGEAIKGKDRSKIQILNKFGLVWDQSNHGKGEHFFDAEDNGRRVPIYKYAAKANVIKELEESLKRLGTDYIDLLQLHWPDATTPIEETMEAMELLIQQGKIRAAGVSNYNLNQMKTANEAIGLSSNQLAYSMLNRSIADDIIPYAMDNDISIIAYSPLERGLLTGKYFKDATLKANDHRSGYFGQFDAEKVKSFLAAIQPVADEKNASLSQLVLRWTTLQPGITIVLAGARDASQAIDNAKAMEIAFKRDEIDYINEQLNKISF